AATTGGAAACCACGCCGCCGGCGGGAACCCAAACGCACTAAATCGGAGTCGAAATGCGAAAGAGCCAACAGAGGCGAAATCTCAATGGACGAGGTCACGGGGTGATTCGAGTCTGGTGGGTTTACGGGTTGGCTCTTTTCTTTTTTCTGGCGTGTGAGCGACCGATTCAGAAAGAGTACAAGAAGGCCGAAACCGAGGCTTCGTCTCAGAACTGGCGTACGGCGGTCAGTTTGTTTGAAGACATCGTCCGGACGGAACCCGCGAGCGCGGAAGCGCTGATGTCGGCGCGGGAAGGAGCGCGTATCGCTTCTCTGGAAATCAAAGACGTCACGCGCGCCATTCCCTTGTATCGCCACTTGGTCTTGTATTCGCCCGAGCCGAAGGAATCCTTGAACGCGCAAAAACAGATCGTGGATATCGTCTTCGCGCAGATTCAGGATTACCCACGCGCCATCGAAGAGATTTCAAGTCTGCTGCAAGTCGAGACCGACGCTGAAGAGCGGGTCGCTTACCGCGTGAAGTTGGCGCGAAGCTATTACCACATGAATAACTTCATGCAGGCGGCGGCCGAGCTTAAAGAGCTTCTGCGTGGCCCTCATGACCATAAGTTGGATTTTGAAATCAAAGAGCTGCAAGCGAACATCTTGATCGCCGACAAAAAGTACGACGAGGCTTCGGTGATTCTGCGCGATCTTCTAACGAAACATCGTGACCAGGCGATTCGCGAGAACGTCCCGATGACCTTGGCGGTCGCTTTGGAAGAGCAAAAGGACTTCAAGGGTGCGATTGGTATTCTTGAGTCGGTGAAGGCCTCACATCCCGTGCCGGAATATGTGGAGCTTCGCCTGAAAAGACTACGCGAGCGCTCGCTCAATCAGCCCGGCGCTCGAGGATGGAAGAAATGAAGCCAAATAAAGGGCTTATTTTCATGGCGATGGGTTTTGAACTCGTCGGATTGATTTTAGGGTGCATATTTATCGGGCAATGGGTTGATGAGAATTACGGCACGAAGGGGCTGGGGCTGGTTGGTTTTTCAGCAGCGGCTTTAGTGGGCTGGCTCGTGCACATTGTGCAGCTCTTGAAGAAGTTTGAAGCGGATTCAGAAGAGCCCGAATCGAAATGAATGTCTTGTCCGAGGGTCAGCGGATCAGTTAAGCCCCATTCGTGCTTAAAAGCTTCTTTGTTATTCAACTTGCTTTGATCGCGCTCGTGACCGTATTGGCCGGTTTCTTCTCGTGGGAAACTGCCGCATCGGTGTTCATCGGCGGTGTGACAATGCTCGTGAATTTCGCGGTGCTGGCCGGTTCTTGGGCTCTGATCAACAGCAAAAAACTCATTGCTCTCTGTGTTTTAATCATTGTAAGTAAGTACACGATTTTAGCCGTGTTGTTGTATCGCATTTTGAGCCTTCCCTGGGTTCAGCCTCTTAGCTTTCTCGTGGGAATCTCGATATTTGTGTTCGCGGCCGTTTTGTTAGGACTTTATCAACAGAGTTCTTTCAAGGCGCAGGAACAGGAATAGGAATTAGCCGATGGCTTCAAGTTTGACCTCATTGATCCCTGGAGTGGGCGACACCTACGCTCACGTTGCGACAGCTGGAATTGTTTCGGCAGGTTTGATCGCCGCAACTTTCATCGCACGCGCTCAACTGGGTACCGGTGAAACGGCGGTTGTTCCCGCTGGCAAACTTTCGTTCCGCGGTTTCTTCGAATTCATCACCGAGTTCATTCAAGGTCTTTCGGACATGGTCATTGGTGAACATGGACGCGCGTTCGTCCCCATGTTCGCGGCGACTTTCACTTTCGTTTTGATTAACAACCTCGTCGGGATGATTCCCGGTATGGTTCCCGCGACGGAAAATCTGAACACCACGCTGGCGATGGGTTTCTTCATGTTCTTCGCCTACAACATCTTCGGCGTGAAAGAGAACGGCGTTGCTTACTTCAAACACTTCCTGGGTCCCATCTGGTGGCTGATTCCGTTGATGCTCGTCATCGAGTTGATCTCGCACTTTGTGCGTCCGATCAGCTTGGGTCTGCGTCTGGCGAACGTCCTTCAAGGTGACCATACGGTTGTCGGCATTTTCTTGAATCTGTTCCCTATCGGGTTGCCGATCCCGTTCTACATGCTGGGCCTGTTCGTGGCCTGCGTTCAGGCTTTCGTGTTCACGCTGTTGTCGATGGTTTACGTGGCTCTCGCGACGGCGCACGATCACTAGAAATTTATTAACAAATCAGAATTGTACAATAAGGAGAAACAGTTCATGAAAAGCACAATCCGTAACATCTTGATCACTATGACTGCTGCAATGGCGGCAACTTCGGCTTTCGCACAAGATGCGGCAGCAGTTGCAACTTCGCAGAACGGCATGATCGCAATGGCAGCTGGTCTGGCCATCGGTCTGGCAGCTATCGGCGGCGCGATCGGACAAGCAATGACCGCAGCTTCGGCTTTGGACGGCATCGCTCGTAACCCCGCAGCTCAGTCGAAAGTCTTCACTCCCATGATCATCGGTCTGGCTCTGATCGAGTCGCTGGTCATCTACGCGTTCGTTATCGCGTTCTTCCTCCAAGGCAAATTCTAATCTCCGCTTTCGCGTAGATTCGAAATCTTGAGACTAAGGCCACCTTCGGGTGGCCTTTTGTTTTGGGGCTTTCACATCTTTTTCACTGTCGATTTTCCGGACGGGCGTCAGTCGTGAAAGGGCCGTTCTTTGCTCTTTCACCGGTCCCGATGACGGCAACGATTTTCGCGTCTTCCAGGCTCCAAAACGGGTGATTCATTTGCACTGACTACCGGGCAGAGGTGGCAGGATGCGATTCTTCGTTTGGGCCCTCATTCTCCAGTTGTCGGTGGTTCCCGCATTCGCGATGAAGTACCGCACACTCCAAGGCGTGAAAGAGTCCACGGTACGGACCCTGAACACGGGCTTCAACGTCCGTAGTGAACGCTCCACCACGAGCTCCTCGCTGGGACAAATACAAGAGCTGATCAACGGTGGAAGGTTTGAAGTCGACGTCCGAGAGGTCGACGAAGATTGGATCCGCGTGCGCACGGCGAAGGGCGATGGGTGGATTCACCGGACCGCGCTTCAAGACGTGGAAGTGAAAACCGATTTTGTCCTACGTCACGAACCGAACTCCATGGCCGCCAATCGCGGCACGATCGCCGAAGGGCTTTTCGTTCGCGAGAACGACGCCATCTTGACCGGACGGACGGAAATCGAAGAGCGCAACGGTAAGACGAACAAGTGGCATGAGATCTTCGTTCGTGGCGAGCGCGCGTGGGTTCATGAAAATGCGATCACCAAAAAGGAAGAGGCGGCGGTGACTCCCACTCCGGCTTCGGAACGCGCGTCGGCCGAGGCGAAAGCGGAAGAAAAGGTCGAGGAAAAGCCGAAACCCAAACCGGAAGTTCAATGCGTGGGGAGTTTGAACGAAGCCCGCGGTGAAGAGCGTTTCCAAAAATTGCTTTCGCGCGGCAACCCGTTCACGACGTGGAACGGCCCTTGGGGCGCGACCATTGCGGTGCAGTCCAACGGGCAAGCGATTCTGAACCATCCGATGAAGGGTAAGATTCCGCTGACGCTGGCGTTGTGTATGGATAAACGTGATCGCGCCTTCATCACGGTGAACGGTACGAAGATCTATTTCAAAGACGAAAACATGAGCCGCATCAGCGTGACCGATCCCACATCGGGCGATGCGTATGATTTCTCCCGGGGTGTTCAATGATGCGTTTCATGACCGTCTTGGCGATGATATTAGGTGCCTCGGGTTTCGCAATGGCGCAAGATTGCCGGTACCAAACTCGCCCGAACGACGTGTTCTTCCAGAACCTTCCTTCCGAAATCAAAGGTTGGGTCAACTGCGGTGCGAGCGGCGGGAACGTGATCTACGTTGCAAAAACCGAAAAGAAATCCGTGATCCAGTGGCAATCTTGGTTCCGCGAATACCAACTGGTTTTGAATCCCGAAGAAGCGAAAATCACCGTGCTGAAAAGTGGAAAGCTGGCGGGTGGAATCGAAACCCATTGGCTGGAAAGTCAGCGGAGCACGGGCGCGACCCGTCATTTGCTGATCGTGAAACCGGATGGCCGGAAGAATAGTTTGGTCTTTATCCAATCGGCGAACGTGGGAACCGGCGAACGGGCCGCATTCACGGTGCCGGATTCCCTACGTCGCATCATTCGCGGAGTGGATGCGGTCTTGCTCGATCGGGAATTCCCGCTGAATTAAGGGCCCGCGTTTCCGCGCGCCCCGGATCACTCACAGATATTTGTTCACGACGTTTTCGACGCGATCGCGGATGCGCTTCAAGCCCGCTTCGCTGGTCGACTCGAAACGCAAGACCAGGACGGGTTGCGTGTTCGACGAACGTGCGAGCGCCCAACCATCTTCGAAACTCAGGCGGATGCCGTCGGTTTCGTCGATCTTGTATCCCGCACCGCCTTGAGGGAAGGCTTCTTTGATCTTCTCGACGATCAAAACCTTCTTTTCCTCAGTAGTATCCACACGAATTTCGGGAGTGTTGAACGCCGAGGGTAGGCCTTCCAGAAGTTGCGTGATGGTCTTGCCGGTTTTCGACAAGATCTCGCAAACGCGCAGTCCTGCGTACAATGCATCGTCGTAACCGTAGTTACGGTCCGCGAAGAAGATATGTCCGCTCATTTCGCCGCCGAAGGGGCTTTTGTCGGATTTGATTTTTTCTTTGATGAGCGAATGTCCGGTCTTCCACATGACGGGAACGCCGCCGTTGGCTTTGACGTCCGCGTACATGCGATCCGAGCACTTCACGTCGCCGATGATTTTCGCGCCGGGATTGGCTTGCAGAACGCTCCGACTGATCAAAACCATCAGCTCGTCGCCGTAAATCATGCGGCCCGTTTCGTCGATCAGACCAATGCGATCGGCATCGCCGTCGAAACCGATGCCAACGATGGCTTTTTGCTCGAGAACTTCTTTGCGCAGATCCACCAGGTTTTTTTCGACCGTGGGATCCGGATGGTGGTTGGGGAAGCGTCCATCGGGTTCTTCGAAGAGGATCGTGGGCTTCAAGCCTACGGCTTCGTACAAGCGACGCGCGATGCAGCCGCCCGCGCCGTTACCCGTGTCGAGGACGACCTTGATTGGCTTCATCAAGCCGAATTCCTTTTTATACTTTTCGACGTAGGCCGGAAAGATGTCGTACTTTTCGCTGGTGCCTTTGCCCTGCAGGAACTCGCCTTTGTCCATGATCCGACGCAGCTCTTGAATCGCTTCGCCGAAGATCGTTCCCTTGCCGACGGAAATCTTGAAGCCGTTGTAGTCGGGAGGATTATGCGAACCGGTGATCATCACCGCGCCCGCCACGTTCGGGATCGTGAAGGTCGAAAAATAAGAGATGGGCGAAGTGATCAATCCCAAATCCAGAACGTTGAGTCCCGACGACGTCAGGCTTTCCACCATGGCATCGCGAATCGAAGGACTGGAAAGGCGAGCGTCAAAACCCACCGTGACGGTCGAATTCGCCGCGTTCGTTTGGCGTTGCAGATAAACCGCATAGGATTGACCGAGTTTGCGAACGAACTCGAGATCGAACTGCTTTTCAAAAACTCCGCGGATATCGTACTCACGGAAGATCACTGGATCGTGCATGACGTCCTCCAAAATATAGGAATTCAGCCAATCTACGGGCTAAAATCAAGTGCCATTTTAAGCGCGGCTTTCATTGAGCCGTGCTTGGCGCGGCCGGTGCCGACGAGCTCCGTCGCGGGGCCGTGATCGACGGATGTTCTTAGAAAGGGCAGGCCGAGGGTCACGTGGACGCCCTCATCGAAGCCGTGGATCAGCTTGAAGGGAATCAGGCCCTGATCGTGATACGCGCACAGAAAAGCCGCGTATTTTCCCCAGTTTTCCTTCTGGAAGGCCGTGTCGGGTACGAGCGGGCCGACCAGGCGCGCCGATTTTAGCCCCAGGTTCTCTTCTTCCTCGCCGATCAAGGACTTGTCGCCGGCGTGGGGATTCAGGCCGACGAAAGCGAGGGGACGTTTGTCGTCCGGAGTGGTGGCGCGCAGAAAATTCTGAGTCAGTTCCGTAACATTCTGAATTCGCTCGGCGGTCCACTGTTTCGGAACTTTCGAAACGGGAATGTGCCCGGTCACCAAAACGACATTGAAATGCGAACCCCAAAAACTCATGTAGAGCTCCCCGGATTTTGAAACTCGGCGCAGAATTTCGGTGTGGCCCAGATCCGTCAGCCCCGCCTTGATGATTCCGGGTTTGGACAGAGGGCCGGTGACCAGCGCGGCGAACTTTTCGTCAAGGCAAGCTCGCGCGGCTTGCTCGACCCAAAGCGCGGGGGCCGCGCGGTCGAGTAAAATCTGTGCTCCGGGTTCGGAAGTCTGCGCGGCGATTTCCCAGTCATCGAACATCGGCAATTGCCGGCCGATCGCGCGCGTGAAGGCGGGCTCCTGCTCGGGGTGGAGCACGACGGTGACGTTTTGCTTAGAGCTCAGCTTCAATTCACGCAGGGACTTCGCCGAAATTTCGGCGCCGATACCGTTCAGGTCCCCGGTGGTCAGGATCAGGCGGCGCACGCGATCAGCCTTGATTGATGCGTACGAAGGCGTCGTCGCGTTTGGTCTCGATCCAATGTTGGAACTGCTGTTGGAAGGACTTTTCGCTCAAGACCGCGCGCAGGCGTTCTTTCTCTTGTTCGAAACGCGGATCGGGAATCACTTTGCGTGCGACGACTTTTAAGATGTGAAAGCCGGTGCGCGAGGGAACCACGCCTGAGCTTTCGCCGGGCTGCAGACCTTGAACGGCGCGCTCGAATTCAGGACTCATCTCGCCGGTTTTGAAAACTCCCAACGATCCACCTTGAGTGAAATTGGAATCCTCAGAGTGCTGTTCGGCCAGGGCGTCGAAAGTTTGTCCGCCTTTGATTTTTGCGGCGACTTCTTCTGCGCGTTGCTTTGCCGCTTCAGGCCCGCCTTTGCGCGGATTGAAATAGATGTGCGCGAGCGTGTACTCGGCGCCCGATTCCGACTTCGGGAAGCGGCGTAGGTA
The window above is part of the Pseudobdellovibrionaceae bacterium genome. Proteins encoded here:
- a CDS encoding tetratricopeptide repeat protein, with protein sequence MIRVWWVYGLALFFFLACERPIQKEYKKAETEASSQNWRTAVSLFEDIVRTEPASAEALMSAREGARIASLEIKDVTRAIPLYRHLVLYSPEPKESLNAQKQIVDIVFAQIQDYPRAIEEISSLLQVETDAEERVAYRVKLARSYYHMNNFMQAAAELKELLRGPHDHKLDFEIKELQANILIADKKYDEASVILRDLLTKHRDQAIRENVPMTLAVALEEQKDFKGAIGILESVKASHPVPEYVELRLKRLRERSLNQPGARGWKK
- a CDS encoding AtpZ/AtpI family protein; translation: MKPNKGLIFMAMGFELVGLILGCIFIGQWVDENYGTKGLGLVGFSAAALVGWLVHIVQLLKKFEADSEEPESK
- a CDS encoding ATP synthase subunit I, whose translation is MLKSFFVIQLALIALVTVLAGFFSWETAASVFIGGVTMLVNFAVLAGSWALINSKKLIALCVLIIVSKYTILAVLLYRILSLPWVQPLSFLVGISIFVFAAVLLGLYQQSSFKAQEQE
- the atpB gene encoding F0F1 ATP synthase subunit A: MASSLTSLIPGVGDTYAHVATAGIVSAGLIAATFIARAQLGTGETAVVPAGKLSFRGFFEFITEFIQGLSDMVIGEHGRAFVPMFAATFTFVLINNLVGMIPGMVPATENLNTTLAMGFFMFFAYNIFGVKENGVAYFKHFLGPIWWLIPLMLVIELISHFVRPISLGLRLANVLQGDHTVVGIFLNLFPIGLPIPFYMLGLFVACVQAFVFTLLSMVYVALATAHDH
- the atpE gene encoding ATP synthase F0 subunit C, giving the protein MRNILITMTAAMAATSAFAQDAAAVATSQNGMIAMAAGLAIGLAAIGGAIGQAMTAASALDGIARNPAAQSKVFTPMIIGLALIESLVIYAFVIAFFLQGKF
- a CDS encoding phosphomannomutase/phosphoglucomutase; this encodes MHDPVIFREYDIRGVFEKQFDLEFVRKLGQSYAVYLQRQTNAANSTVTVGFDARLSSPSIRDAMVESLTSSGLNVLDLGLITSPISYFSTFTIPNVAGAVMITGSHNPPDYNGFKISVGKGTIFGEAIQELRRIMDKGEFLQGKGTSEKYDIFPAYVEKYKKEFGLMKPIKVVLDTGNGAGGCIARRLYEAVGLKPTILFEEPDGRFPNHHPDPTVEKNLVDLRKEVLEQKAIVGIGFDGDADRIGLIDETGRMIYGDELMVLISRSVLQANPGAKIIGDVKCSDRMYADVKANGGVPVMWKTGHSLIKEKIKSDKSPFGGEMSGHIFFADRNYGYDDALYAGLRVCEILSKTGKTITQLLEGLPSAFNTPEIRVDTTEEKKVLIVEKIKEAFPQGGAGYKIDETDGIRLSFEDGWALARSSNTQPVLVLRFESTSEAGLKRIRDRVENVVNKYL
- a CDS encoding 4-hydroxythreonine-4-phosphate dehydrogenase PdxA; the encoded protein is MRRLILTTGDLNGIGAEISAKSLRELKLSSKQNVTVVLHPEQEPAFTRAIGRQLPMFDDWEIAAQTSEPGAQILLDRAAPALWVEQAARACLDEKFAALVTGPLSKPGIIKAGLTDLGHTEILRRVSKSGELYMSFWGSHFNVVLVTGHIPVSKVPKQWTAERIQNVTELTQNFLRATTPDDKRPLAFVGLNPHAGDKSLIGEEEENLGLKSARLVGPLVPDTAFQKENWGKYAAFLCAYHDQGLIPFKLIHGFDEGVHVTLGLPFLRTSVDHGPATELVGTGRAKHGSMKAALKMALDFSP